The genomic segment CATCGgtttagaaaaagaagaggaacggCTGGTGAATAATTAGCGAGGTCTTCCCCCGCGTGAAGCGAGTAATTAAGAGGAAAAGGTGATTTATCGTTGGCGTAGCCGCCGTACGCGACAGGCAGCCAGGCCACGGTGTCTCGATGGTTTAAGAAGCATCGTGTGTTGGTACGCGAGCTCTGCCGCGGAACATCCTCGCACGTCGTCGTTTTTGTCCGAACGCCTCTCTGCTCGTAAAATTTCAAGTCGTCTCGTTGCCAGAGTCGTCACTTTTACGGTCAATGAAATTCTTCTTTTGCTCCTTTTTTCCTCGGACGTTACACAGCGAGTTTAATTTACGATCTGCCAGGTGGCTAGCTTAGGGGACTAGTTTCGTTCTTTCTAGCTTTTTCTCGAGAGAGAAAACGTTTCAACTGATAGACGAGGTCATGGCTGCCGAGCcgctttttcctctttttagaTCGCGCGACTTGCTAGCCAGTGATGGATTGTCTTTTAAGCTGACACGGGTCGGAGATACGTCGCGAGATCCGCTAGTCTTTGATATTCTCCAGGCGTCTTCTATGCGACCGTACCGCGTACCGGAACTCCAGCCACCGCTCTGCTCTGTCTTCCGTCCGCCAGGCTTTTAGCCCCTTTACATTTATGGAAAGCGTATCTCGCCAAGCGTGGATGAGATATCTCGCGTGTACTTACATTAAGATGCACAATGGCGAGTATGTAAATGGGAAAAGTTCTTGTATCTAATTCAACTTAACTTAGTTTGTACTTTTTACTTGAAATGAACATTTggaagttttatatttatagcacTTCGAGGTACAAGAAATGTAATTGTAGATTTTATATCATAGAgaaaaaatagatataaaattttgtaatatattaggttgccccgaaagtttcttttctttcataaggaaataatagatgcacaacatttgttgttttatattattttattaaattatctatAGTCCATTTTGTAGTAACAGGACAACAGAGGTTAACAAACGAAcggtaaatattgaaaagttcTTCCTCAGTCatgttgttttatttataacgttacTATATAAAATGAAGTATTTGGGGCTAATTATCTCAATGCATCCATCTATGCAAAGCTCTGGAAACAGTTGGTTATCAAATGGTTATCAAATGCTCGTAACAGCATGTCAacttttaaaatcaatttggTTTTCATCACCTTTATACACGAAACATTCAATCACAAACAGTAGAAAACGAACacgtgaaatatgaaaaatatcgcaAATATATCGCCCATAAACGCAAAGAAGTTAGTTCGAAAGTCTCGTAAAAGGAAGACTCATAGCGGTGTCTGCCGTTCTGGTCCGCAGATACGAGATTTAATAAACGCGTAATTACAGCGTAAGAACAGCATAAATCACAAGACTcttttcattcattttattacgtttttgTCGACAACCACAAGATGGTCCACCGCGTACTTTTCCAATTACGCTATAATCTTTCAAATCCTCTCGAAGCCAGGTTTTTACGCAACGATATGAATATTTACAGCGGTTCATTTGAAATTGTGATTGaccattcttttcgtttcagATTGCTGAGCTGCGCGCTGCTGCTCCTTTCGGGCACCATCGTCGTAATCGCATCCGAGCAAGCGGTGTCCAACTTCGAGACGGTTCACACAAGCAACGCGGCGATCTTGAATCGGCTCGGTCTCGCGCCGCTTCAGATCCCCGATGGACATCATAAGAAACGTCTGGCTGGTCCCGAGCCGCCTGGACTCGGCACCCAGACACGGATCCACCAACCTTACAGCCGTCGACACGGACATAGAGACAGCCACGTCTACATCGTGAAGCTTCCTGCCAGTCCGCCATACTACACGATTACGAAACCGCACAAAACGGCGAAAGATGACAAGATAACTAAGACTGGGCCCAATTTCCCCGTAGGATTTCAAGGAAACGGGAAACCAGCGAAGATCTATCACTGGAATCTTCCTGTCGTGAAGAAGATCGGCGAGAAGAAGAGGCTGTACTCTCAGCTGAAGCTGGAGCAGGCTAAAAAGAAGATGGACATCACCAAGAAGTATCAGAACTCGAAGAATTTTGTAGAGACTCGGGGCAGTTCGAAGATCGGTCAGGATCTTCCTCGTCAagagaataagaaatattttgataacaACAACGATAAGATTAACGTTCGTCAGAGTAGTGACAGTCCATCGAAACACGTAAGAAACAATGATAAGAGGCTCAACTATCCGGAtcacgaagagaagaaaaacgaatCAACGAAGAAAAGCAGCACCAACTTAAGTAACAAGACCTACAGGCTGGATGATTCAGGCGTGCACAGGATTCACCTGACGAACGAACTTCACGGCTCGAGGAACACGGCAAAGGTGAAGAAACACCGGAAGAAGGCAGCCATGTCGTACTACGCGCCAATCACCGGCAAGTCCGGCTCCACGAGCATTCACAAGAACTTCCCCGGAAATGGGAAACCGAAGGCGTTCTACGTGATGGAGAAGAGTCGCAAACCCGTTTACTATCATCCCTTGTTACCTTAATCTCGCGTCGCGACGCTAAGAATCTGTGTAATCACGTGTTAACGGCCCGTGAGCTTGTTAACTTAAGTTAGTCGCGACATCGcgatgaaacaagagcaaggGCCGTTGTTTCGTAGGACGATGACGAAATTTTCAAAGGACTGAGAGGGAAAGAATGATCTAGAATGCGTGTGtgagagaaaaagaacgagGGATGTTCGGATGGAGTCGTCCTTGCTCGAAGCCACGCGTATCCTGCAAAAACCGTTCCACTTTTGTTACAGTTGTTAGAAATATTAGATTAGGTTTCCCGAGACTTTCTTTGGAAAGGACTTAAATTTAGGATAGTTTAAGGAAAGTTTTGCAAACGCCTGCGACTGAGTTCGGTGGTACGCTCAGAGATCTAGATTAAGTCCAGGGAAGTGATCGCTGGcgcttcttcctctttcacgAGCCAAGCACCAACGATCGCTTCCTGTTGCTACGTTTaacttgtataatatatttttataagtttTAACAGATACTTTTTCTATCGTATCGTCGATGTGTGCCGTTTTTTACAACAAAGGAGTAAGCCATCATGACTGGTTGTCTTATGAGATACGTAAAAATTATGTTAACAATGGAAACAATAGAATAATGAATTTGCAGTCTCGTAAAGCAATCGGTCACGAGCGAATTTTTACGAAAGACTGgacaatatatctatatataccCCTCTCGATGGGATGCACATGCCTTTTTCTACGTATAATCGCGCAAGGATTTTTActggttcttttttttttttctttttctttaataatgaATTGCAGAGGCGCGAGAGCAGcagacattttttatattcttatatcgTATGTTATAGGAGGAAGCTCAATTGTATCGAACCATGGCATTCAGTGTAGtgtaataaaagtatttatagTACTTTGTACAAGAATGCGTTAGCTGTTGTGTGTGCCCGttgagaaaaaaggaaaagaagaaaatcgacGAAGAATAGTACTGTTAATGCCGCGAGTGTCAGCCGTTTAGATTCTTGCTTAAAATGAGAACCGCTCTTAACCCGTTACAGCACATTTGCGATAGTATCGAGCCAACAACGAACCCTTTGCCCCGAGGGCCACATTTTTTGATAATTGACCATCTAACTTTGAAATGACCAGAGTGCCTATCTTCCTTCGTCCAacatctcttttttttctctcaagCCCTTTAACCAACGTCTTGTTTGTCATCCGTGACGAGAATTAGCCCCTCGTATTCTGATCTAAGAATCATATAGCGATTCGTCGTAAAAAATTAGTTTATCCATAGGTAATATCGTTTCAAAAATAGAAAGGTTTAAAAACGACAAATCGTTTATTTCAATGTAAAAGGTTTAACGTGTTACGTCcgcattttttaaacaatatgtTCTATGCaaataggaaatttatttgaGAAAAGATACGCGAATTCCTGGAAATATCATTGAGGGAAATCGCGAGATTGTATTGAAATTCCATTTGAAGCCGACTTTTCCGGGATGTCTGGCGGTAGTGTTATCGCGATCTTTGAATTCAATCTCTTTGAGCAAGTAGCATAGATCGTGAGGCATCCCCGTAACCAGACAGGATATAATCCCGAGTAGACTCGCGTCCCAAGTCAATATTTGTGCTACGTGAGAAGGGGAAACATATGAAACGCGTTTTCTGGTCGACGCAGCCGACTGGTAAGAATTCTCGAAGAACACCAACATTCCGCTTTCTTTGGTAAAAAGATagagaaaatggaaattatcgATTGGAactttcgtatatttttcacgtatttacaaagtaaaaaaaggaggaaatttttgtaaaaaaagtttAGAGATAACGGCATATAAATTACGactttacaaataaatatatgcgATTAagtacattatgttataatactAAATGCTTCGTAATATCATGGTTTCACTGAAGATATAAAACAATGGgtagttatatattaaattattctaaatgGTGCTTGAGCAAATAGTCATCATAATTTCTTCTGCATAATCAGCTagctatatataaattatatatacgcattttttaattgattaacGTATAGATAGACGCATATAAGTATTGATACTCTATAAATAGAAACTATACACTTAAGagtaacaattaaaattatacatctATTCGCAATAGAGTCTGTATCTCGAGCAACCACAGCGATACGTTTTAATTATGCAGAGTGGAATCAATACCAGCATACTGAATTAACGCAACATGAAAATCAGAAGACATTTAACTGCAAAAACGAAAAACTTCACGGCCGTTATGTTTACGTTTCTCATTACGTCGTTTTATCTTCCACACTGGTCTTTATCGTTCATTTCTCGTTTACCGTACAGGGATATTTCTCCTCGATCTTTTCCTGTCTACTTTAAAACGCAACTTCCACCACTGTACCTTGTACAATCAAGGCATCGAACTTGAAAGCAACGTAtaaggagaaaaaaagatacaaatctCTACCAAAGAGATCGCATTAGCTACGCCAACGACGTCCATCATCGACgtgatgaaattttttaacagtCCGTCTTAGGGAACTGGCTCCACGGTTCCCGCATAATCATACGCGTAATAATCTATACTCTTAGATGTAAATGTAACACGGTATAAATCACTAGTCAGCCTGTGTAACTTCTGTATCAAGGCCGTAAATACGAAAGcttgtatatacatgtacgaATATACATGTTTCAAATCCTGTTCAGACCGACCAAGTTTCTTGAATTCAGGCGATTCAATGAATAAAGGACAAGCTTGGAAACTTGAAAGAACATTTCAAGGAGGTACACTATTTTGAAGAAGCTACGGATACAGTTTGAGAATCTTTACATAAATAACTACAAAATGAGAAATTTAGATCTTGTAATTTTTGGCAGCGCGGAGATTTCATAACGATCGGgttaaagatataatttcgAGAAAAACGTTAACAGAGGTTTCAAGATAATACATTCGTTCTAGTAACATAAGTCAGTAGTATGACGCGTTAACGCGGTATTTCGCGCACCTAACAccgtaagaaaattaaaaactagGCTTTGATTTCTGAAAGTCCAATAGTATACCCCCTGAAATCTAGCATACTACAAGTTCAGACGAGGAAAACAACTTCAAGTTGCCTGAATTCAGATAAATGCACTAATCTGA from the Bombus fervidus isolate BK054 chromosome 12, iyBomFerv1, whole genome shotgun sequence genome contains:
- the LOC139992643 gene encoding uncharacterized protein, encoding MCSITRLLSCALLLLSGTIVVIASEQAVSNFETVHTSNAAILNRLGLAPLQIPDGHHKKRLAGPEPPGLGTQTRIHQPYSRRHGHRDSHVYIVKLPASPPYYTITKPHKTAKDDKITKTGPNFPVGFQGNGKPAKIYHWNLPVVKKIGEKKRLYSQLKLEQAKKKMDITKKYQNSKNFVETRGSSKIGQDLPRQENKKYFDNNNDKINVRQSSDSPSKHVRNNDKRLNYPDHEEKKNESTKKSSTNLSNKTYRLDDSGVHRIHLTNELHGSRNTAKVKKHRKKAAMSYYAPITGKSGSTSIHKNFPGNGKPKAFYVMEKSRKPVYYHPLLP